Below is a window of Candidatus Latescibacterota bacterium DNA.
TTGAGAGGATATGTTCCCCGTGTTTTTCCAATGTCTTTTTAAGCAGGCCTTCAGCTTTCTTGAAATTTCCCCTCTTTTCGAGGATTTCGCATTCGCGTCTGATCGCTTCGGTCGCTATGCCTCTGAGTGTCTGCCACTCGTTCTTTCGGTTCATTTCCTCCCGGCATTTTCTGAACAAAGCCTCTGCCTTGTCGATGTTGCCGATCAGGGAGAAATAATCGCCGAGTTCGAGATAGAGTTTGAAACGCATTTCGGGTGGAAGGTGGGTCTCGAGCTTCATGTCGATGAAGTTTTCGTTGAAGCAGCTGATGGCGTTTATTTTTTTCCGGCCAAGCAGCAGATGAAAGATCTCCATTCCCTTGAATGCGGCGTCCTCATCCAGTCCTCCGTATGTAAGGTGGAAGTAGATATACGCGAGAGGTGTCCCGGTGTTCTCCTTCAGGATGCGTGCGATAGATCTATGAAGATCCTTTCTGCGCGCCGCCGGGATGGATGAGCGGATCCTCGCAGCCAGACTGCGGCTGTTGATCCCAAAGACCAGGCACAGTTTGTTTCCCGAGATCAGGGAGTTTTCGGCTCTGGCCACGACGAACCCCATCGAGACGAGATTCTGCAGTATCTTGTAGAAATCTTTTTCCTCGGTCGAATAGATCGACTGGAGTATCTGCAGGGGTACATCGAATCTGAAAGTAGCGATAAAATCAAGGACCGATTTTTCTTCGACCGACATCGAATTAAAGATCGAATGGAAGCTCTGTATGGTCTTGTCTGTCTTTTTCGTATCAGCTGCGGGAGAGGCTGTGGTTTCGTCGACCTGTTCAAGCTGACGCCCGGGTAGCGATTGGATCCTGGCCCTGATCATTGTTTCGGAGGGTGTCTTTACTTCGCTCAGCGATTTGAGAAACGTCTCTCTTTCTGCCGGAGGCAGGAGAGCGGCGACCGTTTTTCTGCTAACCTTCATGTCAGGCACAGGCAGTTCGATCTCGTCGACCTTGAATCTGCTGATTTTTCCCTCGGAGGAGAGAGCTTCGATGAATTTTTCCTGTGAATCACCATCCGTTACGATCACGGCCAGCGAGCAGCGTTCCATCTCCCTTGAAAGCCGGTCGACAACGCATCCGTTAAGAAGATCGTCCCTGGAATGATCGTCGATAAGTACGAAGTCGGTCTTCACGCTGTCCTGCTGCGAGTCGTAATCGGTGAAAACAGCCTGGTCGCTGAGGATATCATAGCCTTCGAGCCCCCAGTCGGTCCGGAGCCGAAAAGAAGCTTCGCGAAGAAATGATGTCTTTCCTGTGCCAGATACTCCCCGGATGATAATGAGGTGTTTTTCGCCATCTCTTATTTTCAGAGCCTTCTGTCGCAGTTTTCTGATCGTCCCAGGGCTGATTTCCGCAGGCCTGTTTTGAAAAGTGAGATATGGGATCCTTTTGGCGTATTTGCCCAGGAAATCATTCATCCTCTCCATCAGCTTGTAGTATTCATCTGGTGAGGTCGATCTGCCCAGACCTTCCAGGCCTGCCGCGATCTCGCGACAGTCCCTGGAACTCTCGGGGTCGATATGTTCGCAGAAAAGGCTGAATATGTTGCCCAGCCCGTGAAGATCTCTGAACAGTGGACAGATATCCCGGTCCAAGCCGACCCTGTATTCATGCCTGATCATTTCGCACGGGAGAAGGTAGGCGACCGGAAGGATCATCGGTGAACCATTGACCAGCACCAGGCTTCCGGGTGTCAGATTGTTGAAAAACAGGCCTGAAGCCATAACATCCAGTATCGTCCCGGAAAGTTCCCGCAGGACTTCGACCGTTCGACTGGAGCCCAGCGTTGTGAGAGCTTCAGGGATGAAAGCGGGTTTGAAATGAGGAAGGAGGAAGGTGATCCCGTTTCCAGATTCCTGGAGTGAGAGTGCGGGATGAGCCATCCCCGTCTTATCTGAGAAAAGATGGTCCCGCATCCTCAGGTCGTTTTCGCAAAGTGTGCTCTTTGAAGCAGGGTGGAGGGAAAACAGGAGATAGTTGCGGTCGCTGAGCGAATCGGTGACCTCGTATCCGCTCCATGGATAAAAATCGCCCAGGCTGACATTTCGTATATAACGTGGATTGAATCCCTTAGTCTGATTTTTATCTACCATCTCGATACCTGCCCGTAAGATTATTAGACCAGTAAAAATACTTTACCGCATACGACTCAAAAGTACAAGCTCAAGATGGGGGATAAGGGAAAATTCCTGTGTTTCAGGAAAAGAAGGGAATAGTACCGAAGGAATAAGATCAGGGTATATAGAGCATCCTGCCACAGTTTTCGCAAGTAAGAAGTTCGTGGCTGTAAGCGGAGGAGAAGAACGATGTCGGCAGTTTGACGAAACATCCGAGACATTGGTTGTCGCTCACCGGGAGGATGGCGACTTTGTAATGGGCGGCCAGTTTTTCATATCTGTTAAGCAGGGCAGTCGGTATCTTCGAGGCCAGCTTCATTCTTGCTTTTTTGATTTCTTCCAGCCCCTCGAGTTTGAACCCCATGTTTTTCAGTTCATCGGTGGTACCCTTGTTCTTCATGTCTTTGATCATGATGTCAAGGTCCTGAAGGCCTACCAGAAGTCGAAATTCTTCTCTCATTATTCATCACCGTCCAGTACAGCAACAAGTGAAGCATAATCTTTTACCGCCAGGAGTTTTTCGAGCTTCTGTGGTTTCTGGATAATGCCGATCAATTCGCTGAGGAGTGCCAGATAGGTGTCCGCGCCTTTGTCTGACGGTGCAAGGATGAGAAAGAATATCTTCGTGTTTTCACCATCCTGTGCTTCAAAATCGACTCCGCCCGATGATCTGGCGAAGAGAACAGTCAGTTTCTTGATAGCCAGCGACCTGCCGTGAGGAAAGGCCACACCCATCCCAAGTCCCGTGCTTCCAAGGCTTTCACGGTTTTTGAGCATCTCCATAATAAAATGTTCGTCTGATATCCTGCCTGTGGTGGCGAGATGTCGAACCATCTCCTGCATGACAGAAGATTTTTTCCTGGAACGAAGACTGAAAATGCAAAGATCCTCTTCGAAAAACGAAGCGAGTTTTCTCGATTCCATACGACCCTTTACTCACAGTGTAAGGTTCACACGAAAGACTATTACTGTATAACAATTTAAACTTTTGCTTACAATACTTTTTTGATATTATCAGTTGATAAAACGTAATTATTTTTTAGCATGTCCCAGTGTAGTCGTCCGAGAATCGGGAGGACACA
It encodes the following:
- a CDS encoding PTS sugar transporter subunit IIA; this encodes MESRKLASFFEEDLCIFSLRSRKKSSVMQEMVRHLATTGRISDEHFIMEMLKNRESLGSTGLGMGVAFPHGRSLAIKKLTVLFARSSGGVDFEAQDGENTKIFFLILAPSDKGADTYLALLSELIGIIQKPQKLEKLLAVKDYASLVAVLDGDE